The Alteribacter populi sequence TTATTATTCAATTAAGAGTACGTGGAAAAGAGCCACAAAGGTCAGTCTAAACAGTTTTTTCCTCTTTTAGTGAATAGAGCGTTTGTTTTGAAACAATGAATCTCTAATTTTTCGAAGTTGATACAAATAGTCATCATATCGCTGATCATCTGTATCTGTCGTTACAATATCTTGTTCACACGATTTGCAA is a genomic window containing:
- a CDS encoding sigma factor G inhibitor Gin yields the protein MKGMLASNKTATLQECLICKEEKRQGIHLLEYFICKSCEQDIVTTDTDDQRYDDYLYQLRKIRDSLFQNKRSIH